The Amycolatopsis sp. DG1A-15b genome contains the following window.
GCAAGGCCCGGTTCACGCTGTCGGACTTCTCGGTGACGATGAGCTAGCGTCAAGCCGCGGCGCGGTGGCCAGGTAGGCCAGGTGGTGGGAGGTCGCGAACGCGATCGGCTTGCTGGTGTCGCCCAGAGCCCTCCCGGCGCCCGCCGCCACCTCGTGGATTTCGCGATCTCCCCAGCAGAAGTCCGGGCCGGCGTAGCCCGCCGATTCGGGCCACGTGGCGGCACACGACGCGGAAAGCGCGGCCGCGGGCCGACTCGTCGCTCTTCAAGTCCGGCATCCGCTCTCGCGAGTAGAGCCGGCGGTGCGGGCACGGCCGCTCGACGAGCCGGCCGAGGGTGTCCCGGTCGGCCGCGCCCGGCCGGACCGGACGGCGACTCCGGCTCCCGGTTCGGCGCCGAGGCGCCCCAGGGTCGCGGCGGACTGTTCGGTGGCGTCGCTGCGGACCACCGGGCCGAACGGGATCGGCCAAGCCGTGTCGAAGAGGTCGGCCGGGGCGGCCAGGTGGTCGGCCAGCCGGCCCGGGTCGAACTGCAGCAGGGCTGAACAAGAATGAAGGCCACCACCCTGCTTCGGGTGGTGGCCTCCGCTCGTGGCCTCAGACGCCCAGCGGGTGCCAGACCGTCTTGGCCTCCAGGTACCGCCGCAGCCGCGTGAGGTCGGGGGCCGTGGTCCAGTCCGGTTCCGCCTCCGGGACCGTCAGCACCCGCTTCACCGTGTTCGCCGCTTCGCGCGCCAGGCCCGGGCGGTCCGCCGGGGCGGCTCCCGTCGGGTCCAGGGCGTTGACGTCGCCGTGGGAAGCGAGCCAGGGGCCCAGCTCGGCCGCGTGGCCCGTGAGGATGTTCGCCACACCGCCCGGGACGTCCGACGTCGCCAGGACCTCCGACAGCGTGATCGCCGGCAACGGCCGCTCCGCGCTCGAGACCACCACCGCCGTCGAGCCCGTCGCCAGGACCGGGGCCAGGACCTCGACCAGGCCCAGCAACGACGAGCTCTGCGGCGCCAGGACGCCCACCACGCCGGTCGGCTCCGGGACGGTGAAGGAGAAGTACGGGCCCGCCACCGGGTTGGCCGAACCCAGCACGGAAGCGATCTTGTCCGTCCAGCCCGCGTACCAGACCCAGCGGTCGATCGCCGCGTCCACTGTGGACTCGGCCTTCTTCGCGGCCAGGCCTTCGGACGCGGAAACCTCGGCGATGAACTGGTCGCGGCGGCCCTCCAGGACCTCGGCCACCCGGTAGAGCACCTGGCCGCGGTTGTACGCCGTCGCCGCGGACCAGCCCGGGAACGCCTTGCGCGCGGCCACCACCGCGTCGCGGACGTCCTTGCGGGACGCGTGCGCCGCGTTCGCCAGGAACTTGCCCTTCGCGTCCGTCACCGGGTACACCCGGCCGGACTCCGAGCGCGGGAACTTGCCGCCGACGTACAGCTTGTACGTCTTGGCGACGGAAATTCGGTCAGACATTCAGGTACGCCTCCAGCCCGGTGCGGCCGCCTTCGCGCCCGAAGCCGGATTCCTGGTAGCCGCCGAAGGGGGCGGTGGGGTCGAAGCGGTTGAAGGTGTTGGCCCAGACCACGCCGGCGCGCAGCTGGTTCGCCATCCACAGGATCCGGGAGCCCTTTTCGGTCCAGATACCCGCCGAAAGCCCGTACGGGGTGTTGTTCGCCTTCGCGACGGCCTCGTCCGGCGTGCGGAACGTCAGCACCGACAGCACCGGCCCGAAGATCTCCTCGCGGGCGATCCGCATCGACTGGTGGACGTTCGCGAACACCGTCGGCGCGAAGAAGAACCCGCGGTCCGGGACCGGGCACGGGCTGGTCCAGCGCTGCGCCCCCTCGGCGTCCCCGGCTTCGACGAGCCCGCGGATCTTGGCCAGCTGCTCGGCGGAGTTGATCGCGCCGATGTCGGTGTTCTTGTCCAGCGGGTCGCCGATCCGCAGCGTCGAGACGCGGTGGTGCAGCTTCTCCAGCACCTCTTCGGCGATCGACTCCTGGACCAGCAGCCGCGAGCCCGCGCAGCAGACGTGCCCCTGGTTGAAGAAGATGCCGTTTACGATGCCCTCGACGGCCTGGTCGAGCGGCGCGTCCTCGAAGACGATGTTCGCCGCCTTGCCGCCCAGTTCCAGCGTCAGCTTCTTCGCCGTGCCCGCCACCTGGCGCTGGATCGCCTTGCCGACCTCGGTCGAGCCGGTGAAGGCGATCTTGTCGATGTCACCGTGTTCCACCAGGGACGCGCCGATGTCGCCGGCGCCGGGGAGGATGTTGACCACGCCCGGCGGCAGCTCCGCCTGCTGGCAGATCTCCGCGAAGACCAGCGCGGTCAACGGCGTCGTCTCGGCCGGCTTCAACACCACCGTGTTGCCGGTCGCCAGCGCCGGCGCGATCTTCCAGGCCAGCATCAGCAGCGGGAAGTTCCACGGGATGATCTGGCCCGCGACGCCCAGCGGCCGCGGGTTCGCGCCGTAGCCCGCGTACTCCAGCTTGTCCGCCCAGCCGGCGTGGTAGAAGAAGTGCGCGGCCGCCGTCGGGACGTCGGAGTCGCGCGACTCCTTGATCGGCTTGCCGTTGTCGAGGCTCTCCAGCACGGCCAGCTCGCGCGAACGCTCCTGGATCAGCCGCGCGATCCGGAAGAGGTACTTGGCGCGCTCGGTGCCCGGCATCTTGGCCCAGACGCTGGTGTAGGCCTTGCGCGCGGCCTTGACCGCAGTGTCCACATCGGACTTGGACGCGGTGCCGACCTCGGCCAGGACCTCTTCGGTGGCCGGGTTGATCGTCTTGAGCGGCTCACCCGAGCCGTCGACGAACTCGCCGTTGACGAAGGGCTTGTAGGAATCCTTCAGATTCGCGATGGCGCGCGATTCCGGCGCCGGTGCGTACTCGAAAACAGGCATCAGTCCACCGTCACGTAGTCGGGGCCGCTGTAGTGGCCGTCCACCTGGGTGCGGCGCTGCAGCAGCAGGTCGTTGAGCAGGCTGGACGCGCCGAAGCGGAACAGGTCCGGGGTCAGCCACGGCTCGCCGGCGACCTCGTGCACGGCGACCAGGTACTTGATCGCGTCCTTCGTCGTCCGGATGCCGCCCGCGGGCTTGACGCCGCGCAGCTCGCCGGTCTGCCGGTGCCAGTCGTGGACGGCCTGCAGCATGATGTGGGTGACCGGCAGCGTCGCGGCGGGGGAGACCTTGCCGGTGGACGTCTTGATGAAGTCGCCGCCGGCCAGCAGCGCCAGCCACGACGCGCGCCGCACGTTGTCGTAGGTCGCCAGCTCGCCGGTCTCGAGGATGACCTTCAGGTGGGCGTCGCCGCAGGCGGCCTTGATGGCCTGGATCTCCTCGAAGACGTCCATGTACCGGCCCTCGAGGAAGGCGCCGCGGTCGATCACCATGTCGACTTCGTGCGCGCCGGCCTCGACGGCGATCCTGGTGTCGGCCAGCTTGATCTCCCGCGAAGTGCGCCCGGCCGGGAAGCCGGTGGCGACGCTCGCGACGTGGACACCGCTGCCCTTGAGCGCTTCGACGGCCGTTTCGACCATGTCCGGGTAGACGCAGACAGCGGCGACGCGCGGAGTGTCCTGGCGGTCCGGATCGGGCCGGACGGCCTTCGCCGCCAGCGCCCGGACCTTGCCCCGGGTGTCGGCGCCCTCCAGGGTGGTCAGGTCGACCATGGAGATGGCGGTGTCGATGGCCCACCGCTTGGCGTCCTTCTTGATGCTGCGCGTGCCGAGGCCCGCCGCGCGCTGCTCGACGCCGACCTGGTCGACACCGGGCAGCCCGAGCAGGAAGCGGCGCAGGCTCGCGTCGTCGCGAGTCGCGTCCACCAGCGGTGCCGGGGTGGCCGGCGCCGCTGACGTGCTGGTCGTGGCTGTCATGCGCCTGAGTCTAGGCGGCGGGTCCGGCAGCGCGGTCCCGACAGCGCGGCGGCCGGAGCTGAGTCACCCGGTGTGACGCTTCAGGTGATGAGTGTCAATATCGACGGCAGATGTCCGTGCCGGGAAGCACGCACCAGCCGTCGGGCGTGGCGGCGAGCGGAGCCGGCGCGGTGCAGGGCGAGTCGCTGTCCGAGCACCAGGCGGGCTGGGCCGCGGAGGCGGGGACGGCGGTCAGGACGGCGGCCGAGGCGAACAGGCCGGCCACGGCGATCCGGGTGAAAGTGCGCATGACGTCAGTCCCCTTCGATCTGCGGTGGCTCGGTCCGCCGAGCCGGTTTCCGGTACACCACGACCCCGCCCCAGAACGCCAGGCCGTTGATCTTCACCGTCGGGGCCGTCGGCGGGGCCGGGGGTGCGCCCGACTTGTCCTCCAGCACGAACCCGCCCATCAGGCCGAGGCCCGTGACGTCCACGTTGACGTCGTCCGGGACGGTGATCTGGATGCCGCCCATGATCGCCACCGCGGTGATCGTGCAGTGCTTGTCGGCGAACCGCGCCTGCCGCAGGTCGATCTCCGCGCCGCCCCAGAACGCGAAGCTGTTGTGCTGCGGGGGCAGGACCCAGCTGCCCTTGCGGACCGCGCCGGACAGCACGCCGATCGACACCGGGGAGCCCGGGTGGCCGCCGATGCGCTGGTCCGGGAAGCCCAGGGCCCGCGTGGTCGCCGGCTCGACGGCCGCGGACGACGTCGGCAGGTCGGCCGTCACCGGCTTCAGCTCGCCGAGGGTTTTCGCCGCGTAGACCGTCGTGAGCCGTTCTTCCAGCTCGTTGACCGTGATCCGGCCCTCCGAGAGGGCGTTGTGCAGCACCTGGGCGACGCGTTCGCGGTCCGCGTCGGAAGCCCGCATCTGGTCGGGCGTCAGTTCGCTCACCCGGCGCAGCCTATCGGCGAAAACCACCCTGCGTGTCCATCTTCCGGAGGACACTGAGCCCATGGTCGAGTTTCCGGACGGCACCCGCGTACACGGGCGTGGCCTGGCGCGCCCCCGCCCCGACGGACCCGAGCCCGATTTCGGGCTCTACCTGGGGACGAGCCGGCTTCGGCGCAAGCACGGCGGGGGCATCACGTGGCCGCACGAATGGGTCACCTGGCCCGATTTCCTGCTCCCCACGAGCCCCGCGGACGCCCGTCGCCAGATCAAGGCCCTCCACGAACGGGCGAAGACCGAGACCGTCGAGGTCGCCTGTTACGGCGGCGCGGGACGGACCGGGACGGTGATGGCCTGCCTGGCGATCCTCTCCGGCGTCCCCGCCGACCGGGCCGTCGCCTGGACCAGGCAGCACTACCACGAGCGAGCCGTCGAAACGCCCTGGCAGCGCGGCTGGGTGAAGAGCTTCGCGAAACGGCTAGATTGACCCGCATGGATGTGCACGTCGTCGACCACCCCCTCGCGAAGGCCCGGCTCTCCACGATGCGCGACGCGCGCACCGACAGCGCCGCGTTCCGGGCCGCGCTGCACGAGCTGACCGTCATGCTGGTCTACGAAGCCACCCGCGCCGTGCCGGTGAAGATCGAGAAGATCCACACGCCGGTCGCCCGCACCGACGGCTACAAGCTGGCCAAGCCGCCGCTGCTGGTGCCGGTGCTGCGCGCCGGGCTGGGCATGGCCGACCAGGCGCACAAGCTGATCCCGGACGCGCAGATGGGCTTCGTCGGCCTGGCGCGCGACGAGGAGACGCTCAAGCCGACGCCGTACCTGGAGTCCCTGCCGGAATCGCTCGCCGACCGGCCGGTGCTGGTGCTCGACCCGATGCTCGCCACCGGCGGCTCGATGGAGTACACGATCCGCCTGCTCACCGACCGCGGCGCCGACGACGTGACGGCGATCTGCGCGCTCGCGGCGCCGGAGGGCTTGGCGCACCTGGAGAAGACGGGCCTGCCGGTCCGGGTGGTCACGGCGAGCATCGACGAGCGCCTCAACGACTCGGGCTTCATCGTCCCGGGTCTCGGCGACGCGGGTGACCGCCAGTACGGCGCCGTCTGAGCCGGTGCCGGTCCTGAAGTGGCGGTGGATCGCCGTGACCGCCGTCGCGGTCGCCGCCGTCACCGGGGCGCTGCTCTGGCTGTTCCTGGCCTGGTCCGGACGGCCGGACGCGCCGGTCCGGATCGACGCGGTCAAGACGGCGTTCGGCGTCGGCGCGGCCGCGGGCGGCGTGTTCGCGCTGTGGCTCGCGACGCGCCGCCAGCGCACGCTGGAGCTGCAGCTGGCCGAGACGACCCGCGTCGCGTCCGTCACCGAACGGGACCTGGAGGAGCGGCGGGTCACCGAGCTGTACACGAAGGCCGTCGAGCAGCTGGGCAGCGAGAAGGCTCCGGTCCGGCTCGGCGGGCTGTACGCGCTGGAGCGGCTCGGGCAGGACAACCCGAAGCAGCGCCAGACGATCGTGAACGTGCTGTGCGCCTACCTGCGGATGCCCTTCCAGAGCCCGAAAAAGGGCATCCGCGGCGCGGACGCGGTCCGGCGCGCGGACGAGGACGCCG
Protein-coding sequences here:
- a CDS encoding aldehyde dehydrogenase family protein, whose amino-acid sequence is MSDRISVAKTYKLYVGGKFPRSESGRVYPVTDAKGKFLANAAHASRKDVRDAVVAARKAFPGWSAATAYNRGQVLYRVAEVLEGRRDQFIAEVSASEGLAAKKAESTVDAAIDRWVWYAGWTDKIASVLGSANPVAGPYFSFTVPEPTGVVGVLAPQSSSLLGLVEVLAPVLATGSTAVVVSSAERPLPAITLSEVLATSDVPGGVANILTGHAAELGPWLASHGDVNALDPTGAAPADRPGLAREAANTVKRVLTVPEAEPDWTTAPDLTRLRRYLEAKTVWHPLGV
- a CDS encoding aldehyde dehydrogenase family protein; translation: MPVFEYAPAPESRAIANLKDSYKPFVNGEFVDGSGEPLKTINPATEEVLAEVGTASKSDVDTAVKAARKAYTSVWAKMPGTERAKYLFRIARLIQERSRELAVLESLDNGKPIKESRDSDVPTAAAHFFYHAGWADKLEYAGYGANPRPLGVAGQIIPWNFPLLMLAWKIAPALATGNTVVLKPAETTPLTALVFAEICQQAELPPGVVNILPGAGDIGASLVEHGDIDKIAFTGSTEVGKAIQRQVAGTAKKLTLELGGKAANIVFEDAPLDQAVEGIVNGIFFNQGHVCCAGSRLLVQESIAEEVLEKLHHRVSTLRIGDPLDKNTDIGAINSAEQLAKIRGLVEAGDAEGAQRWTSPCPVPDRGFFFAPTVFANVHQSMRIAREEIFGPVLSVLTFRTPDEAVAKANNTPYGLSAGIWTEKGSRILWMANQLRAGVVWANTFNRFDPTAPFGGYQESGFGREGGRTGLEAYLNV
- the deoC gene encoding deoxyribose-phosphate aldolase, producing MTATTSTSAAPATPAPLVDATRDDASLRRFLLGLPGVDQVGVEQRAAGLGTRSIKKDAKRWAIDTAISMVDLTTLEGADTRGKVRALAAKAVRPDPDRQDTPRVAAVCVYPDMVETAVEALKGSGVHVASVATGFPAGRTSREIKLADTRIAVEAGAHEVDMVIDRGAFLEGRYMDVFEEIQAIKAACGDAHLKVILETGELATYDNVRRASWLALLAGGDFIKTSTGKVSPAATLPVTHIMLQAVHDWHRQTGELRGVKPAGGIRTTKDAIKYLVAVHEVAGEPWLTPDLFRFGASSLLNDLLLQRRTQVDGHYSGPDYVTVD
- a CDS encoding DUF1707 domain-containing protein — protein: MRASDADRERVAQVLHNALSEGRITVNELEERLTTVYAAKTLGELKPVTADLPTSSAAVEPATTRALGFPDQRIGGHPGSPVSIGVLSGAVRKGSWVLPPQHNSFAFWGGAEIDLRQARFADKHCTITAVAIMGGIQITVPDDVNVDVTGLGLMGGFVLEDKSGAPPAPPTAPTVKINGLAFWGGVVVYRKPARRTEPPQIEGD
- a CDS encoding protein-tyrosine phosphatase family protein, which encodes MVEFPDGTRVHGRGLARPRPDGPEPDFGLYLGTSRLRRKHGGGITWPHEWVTWPDFLLPTSPADARRQIKALHERAKTETVEVACYGGAGRTGTVMACLAILSGVPADRAVAWTRQHYHERAVETPWQRGWVKSFAKRLD
- the upp gene encoding uracil phosphoribosyltransferase; amino-acid sequence: MDVHVVDHPLAKARLSTMRDARTDSAAFRAALHELTVMLVYEATRAVPVKIEKIHTPVARTDGYKLAKPPLLVPVLRAGLGMADQAHKLIPDAQMGFVGLARDEETLKPTPYLESLPESLADRPVLVLDPMLATGGSMEYTIRLLTDRGADDVTAICALAAPEGLAHLEKTGLPVRVVTASIDERLNDSGFIVPGLGDAGDRQYGAV